A region from the Bacteroidota bacterium genome encodes:
- a CDS encoding DUF3788 family protein, translating to MEKLVLTDQNVVPDEELIFSIIGENSVFWKRIMNYLYDMDEKNEISEVWKYYNDGKSWLFRTLKKKKTIFWVGILKDTFRVSFLFPDQAEKLIKNSDLPQLLKDDFQFAKKSRMGRSITITLNSPFDSDNIIKLIDIKLKLL from the coding sequence ATGGAAAAGTTAGTATTGACCGATCAGAATGTAGTCCCTGACGAAGAACTGATATTCTCAATTATTGGAGAAAACAGCGTTTTTTGGAAAAGGATAATGAATTATCTTTATGACATGGACGAGAAAAATGAAATCTCTGAAGTTTGGAAATACTATAACGATGGGAAAAGTTGGCTTTTCCGTACGCTGAAGAAAAAGAAAACCATTTTCTGGGTGGGCATATTGAAAGACACATTCAGGGTAAGCTTTCTGTTTCCGGATCAGGCAGAGAAATTGATTAAAAACAGTGATTTACCCCAGCTTTTAAAAGATGATTTTCAATTTGCCAAGAAATCGAGGATGGGCCGCAGCATTACCATAACCCTGAACAGCCCTTTTGATTCGGATAATATCATCAAACTGATAGACATCAAATTGAAACTTCTTTAA
- a CDS encoding SET domain-containing protein, translating to MTRPHEQVYTRLKVSQIHGVGVFAILDIPRGTYVFEGDTSEIVWYDEKDLDLPHQPDSVQKLYEDFCILKTEKGRRKLGCPANFNNMNSSWYVNYSDKPNLAFDEENGFYTLRDIQEGEELTVDYDTYSENS from the coding sequence ATGACCAGACCACATGAACAGGTTTATACAAGATTGAAAGTATCCCAAATCCATGGCGTCGGCGTATTCGCAATACTTGACATACCGCGGGGAACTTATGTTTTTGAAGGAGATACCTCTGAAATTGTCTGGTATGATGAAAAGGACCTGGACCTTCCCCATCAACCGGATTCTGTTCAAAAGCTCTATGAAGACTTTTGCATCCTGAAGACAGAAAAGGGCAGAAGGAAATTGGGTTGCCCGGCAAATTTCAACAACATGAACAGTTCGTGGTATGTGAATTATTCGGATAAGCCCAACCTTGCTTTTGACGAAGAAAATGGATTTTATACCCTCCGCGATATTCAGGAAGGGGAAGAACTGACTGTAGATTATGACACTTACAGTGAAAACAGTTGA
- a CDS encoding DEAD/DEAH box helicase encodes MTFDDFHFEPEINEGLVAMGFEKPTPIQEQTIPPILDNKDMIGCAQTGTGKTAAYLLPIINKMIRNANWGSHISTLIIVPTRELALQIDQQLSGFAYFAPISSISVYGGNDSSLWDQQKKAMVKGVDIVIATPGRLLSHINLGYVNFDDLQHLVLDEADRMLDMGFYDDIMKIINYLPKSRQTLLFSATMPPKIRELTKKILKDPVQINIAISKPAEGILQAVYMVPDGMKNALICNLLKDKDDVKSIIIFSSTKIKVKNIERDLRHLGRKVQAIHSDLDQKDREDVMREFRNRKYQILVATDIISRGIDIENIDLVVNYDVPPDAEDYIHRIGRTARAENTGVAITLVNDKDRRNLQKIEKFLGQPIYKIPLPADL; translated from the coding sequence TTGACATTCGACGATTTTCATTTTGAACCGGAAATAAATGAAGGCTTGGTGGCGATGGGTTTTGAAAAGCCTACTCCTATTCAGGAGCAAACCATACCGCCTATTTTGGACAACAAGGATATGATTGGTTGCGCGCAGACAGGGACAGGAAAAACTGCTGCTTATCTTCTTCCGATTATCAATAAAATGATTCGAAATGCCAATTGGGGCAGTCATATCAGTACGTTGATCATTGTTCCTACACGCGAACTGGCCCTGCAGATTGACCAGCAGCTTTCCGGATTTGCCTATTTCGCTCCCATCAGTTCAATTTCTGTTTATGGAGGGAACGACAGTTCCTTATGGGACCAGCAAAAAAAAGCTATGGTAAAAGGGGTAGACATTGTGATTGCCACCCCAGGCAGGCTTCTTTCTCATATTAATCTTGGATACGTGAATTTTGATGACCTGCAGCACCTTGTCCTTGATGAGGCCGATCGTATGCTCGATATGGGATTTTATGATGATATCATGAAGATCATCAATTATCTGCCTAAAAGCCGTCAGACTCTCTTGTTTTCTGCGACCATGCCTCCTAAAATACGGGAGCTTACTAAAAAGATACTTAAAGATCCCGTTCAGATTAATATTGCTATTTCTAAACCGGCAGAGGGTATTTTGCAGGCAGTTTATATGGTCCCCGACGGAATGAAAAACGCACTGATTTGCAACCTGCTTAAGGATAAGGACGATGTAAAGAGCATCATTATTTTTTCCTCTACCAAGATCAAGGTTAAAAATATAGAACGCGATTTGCGCCACCTGGGCAGAAAAGTTCAGGCCATCCATTCAGATTTGGATCAAAAAGACAGAGAAGACGTGATGCGGGAATTTCGCAACCGCAAATATCAGATTCTGGTTGCTACAGATATCATTTCCAGGGGTATTGACATTGAAAATATTGATCTGGTTGTTAATTATGATGTACCGCCCGATGCTGAAGATTACATTCACCGTATAGGCCGTACGGCACGTGCCGAAAATACAGGTGTGGCCATTACCCTGGTAAATGATAAGGATAGAAGGAACCTTCAGAAGATAGAAAAATTCCTGGGCCAGCCTATTTATAAGATTCCCCTTCCTGCTGATCTATAA
- a CDS encoding pyridoxal phosphate-dependent aminotransferase family protein, with protein sequence MSILQERMATYDDAEKVRETGLYPYFRMIESDQDTEVLMNGKKVLMFGSNSYLGLTCHPKIKEAAKKAIDKYGTGCAGSRFLNGTLDIHIELEDRLAKMVHKEGALAYSTGFQVNVGVVSALTDRNDYILLDELDHASIIEGSRLSFSKVLKYKHNDMDSLESKLKLCDPDRIKLIVTDGIFSMEGDIVKLPEMVRLAEKYDASIMVDDAHSIGVIGEKGSGTASHFGLTDKVDLIMGTFSKSLASLGGFIASDAHTIDFLKHNSRSLIFSASMTPASAASVLAAIDIMESEPERIQHLWDISHFALDSFKNMGFDTGHSETPIIPLFVRDNTKTLELTKMLLDEGIFVNPVLSPAVKKEDTLIRFSLMATHTKHQVEIGLDKIYKVAKKLGILSTVVA encoded by the coding sequence ATGAGTATTTTACAAGAAAGAATGGCCACCTATGATGACGCTGAAAAAGTCAGAGAGACAGGTCTATATCCCTATTTTAGAATGATTGAATCGGATCAGGATACTGAAGTTCTCATGAATGGGAAAAAAGTATTGATGTTTGGCTCGAATTCATATCTTGGGTTAACTTGCCATCCAAAAATAAAGGAAGCAGCCAAAAAAGCCATAGACAAATATGGAACCGGTTGTGCTGGCTCACGTTTTTTGAATGGGACATTAGACATCCATATTGAATTGGAAGACCGCCTTGCTAAAATGGTGCATAAAGAAGGTGCATTAGCATATAGTACCGGTTTTCAGGTTAATGTGGGGGTTGTTTCAGCATTAACCGACCGGAATGATTATATCCTCCTGGATGAATTAGACCATGCTTCGATTATTGAAGGCAGCCGTCTTTCATTTTCAAAAGTTTTAAAATACAAGCACAACGATATGGATTCGTTGGAGTCCAAACTTAAACTTTGTGATCCGGACAGAATAAAGTTGATTGTCACCGATGGTATTTTCAGCATGGAAGGCGATATCGTCAAGTTACCCGAAATGGTTAGGCTTGCTGAAAAATACGATGCCTCCATCATGGTTGATGACGCTCATTCCATTGGCGTTATCGGGGAAAAAGGTTCAGGTACTGCTTCACATTTCGGCCTGACCGACAAAGTTGACCTCATCATGGGTACTTTCAGCAAATCCCTGGCTTCCTTAGGCGGATTTATTGCCAGCGATGCCCACACCATTGATTTCCTCAAGCACAATTCACGTTCGCTTATTTTCAGCGCCAGCATGACTCCTGCTTCAGCTGCCAGCGTTTTAGCTGCAATTGACATTATGGAAAGCGAACCTGAAAGAATTCAACATCTTTGGGATATTTCCCATTTTGCACTTGATAGTTTCAAAAATATGGGTTTTGATACCGGACATTCCGAAACTCCTATCATTCCTTTATTTGTAAGGGATAATACAAAAACCCTGGAATTGACCAAGATGCTGCTTGATGAAGGTATTTTTGTTAATCCTGTTCTTTCTCCTGCAGTGAAAAAAGAAGATACACTGATCCGTTTCTCTCTGATGGCTACCCATACCAAACATCAGGTTGAAATTGGCCTGGACAAGATTTATAAAGTAGCTAAAAAGTTAGGCATACTTTCAACTGTTGTTGCTTAA
- a CDS encoding SDR family oxidoreductase yields MKKVVFITGVTSGFGKATAELLSQKDYTVYGTSRKAIVQGTPYTLVNMDVTDRESIHRAVDTVIQKEGRIDVLINNAGMGISGSLEDTLPDESRLQVNTNFWGTVDTCQAVLPYMRKQGKGLIINTSSIGGLIGLPFQGFYSASKFAIEGYSEALRMEIKPFHIKVVVVNPGDFHTNFTANRKLIMQGGKESAYDASFQRTLAVIEHDETHGLPPQALARKIASIIEKKNPCGRYVVSSFVQKIAVFLERILPDTWFDAIIGWNYKV; encoded by the coding sequence ATGAAAAAGGTTGTTTTTATAACAGGCGTTACATCGGGATTCGGGAAAGCCACTGCCGAATTATTATCACAGAAGGATTATACCGTATATGGAACCAGCCGGAAAGCCATTGTTCAGGGTACTCCATATACACTTGTAAATATGGATGTGACAGACAGGGAATCCATCCACCGGGCCGTAGATACGGTTATTCAGAAGGAAGGACGTATAGATGTCCTCATCAACAATGCCGGCATGGGAATTTCAGGATCCCTTGAAGACACTTTGCCCGATGAATCAAGGCTTCAGGTTAATACTAATTTTTGGGGCACAGTAGATACCTGTCAGGCAGTTTTGCCCTATATGCGCAAACAGGGCAAGGGCCTGATTATCAATACCAGTTCGATTGGAGGATTGATAGGGCTTCCTTTTCAAGGTTTTTACTCGGCCAGCAAATTTGCCATTGAGGGATATAGCGAAGCATTGCGTATGGAAATCAAACCTTTTCATATAAAGGTGGTGGTGGTCAATCCTGGCGATTTTCATACCAATTTCACGGCAAACCGTAAATTGATCATGCAGGGCGGAAAAGAAAGCGCTTATGATGCTTCTTTCCAGAGAACACTTGCTGTGATTGAGCATGACGAAACCCATGGCCTGCCCCCACAAGCTCTAGCTAGAAAAATTGCCTCCATCATTGAAAAGAAAAACCCTTGTGGACGGTATGTAGTATCCTCTTTCGTTCAGAAAATTGCAGTATTTTTGGAACGTATCCTTCCCGATACCTGGTTTGATGCAATAATCGGATGGAACTATAAAGTTTAG
- a CDS encoding DUF5703 domain-containing protein, producing the protein MKVFFSKRWLFFLLPMIFMAKAYAENGGLSIAGIKKQINSYNVVWTEQSESSAGSMPLSGNKGMGLNAWVQDGDIFLYLASNESYDENSDLLKLGCVRLHLSPNPFATGCKFKQELDIYSSQIIITGQLKNGMKGRIRLWYDVRRPVLYAQAESSVPTILTASFATWRDRNDSVGLGNYDFGGNSLVRADIVNPNKNSIVWYHQNDNSQLIVNQLIRKQNFQPFSSTINDFTRNLIFGGMISGKGLVAAGSETVQWQKWSGRAWHLKSQKAASAHNLIIVPLVKQETDVEKWKEEVSLLSHQATVQISDAQKEREQWWADFWQRSYIFINPQAGVGDTAWQIGRNYQLFRYMWACNRGGKLPLKFNGGIFTMDPPDPGLIQHYTSHYKINAKVTPDYRRWGNLFMGQNQRLIGWPGLASGDFDLVSPSLKFYTDRLPVAEARSKLYWNHGGAAFAEPLDLSGLPVNRLSSSNGPMSPAHLKYHLSMQVEFAFMALQLVKYSGEDLSSYLPFIESVARFYDEHYRMENLKRTGREYDENGKLVLFPLNSLELYSEATDPVEVVAGLKRITEEILSFPPSKVPLEARNWFEAFAKHIPDINFETRNGKTVIKPAKIYGREYNTTDFPEMYTLWPYGLFHAGKSEGLAEANNTWENLPSNRQSALEFWSWMCTPIYAAMMGRREDARRLIIEKLSNKNANLKFPAFFGPGHDWLPDHNWGGSGMAGLQTMLLFNDQSDIFLFPAWPKEWDVTFKLHASEKTVVEGRYENGKIVALQVSPQQREQDIKVLIKQ; encoded by the coding sequence ATGAAAGTGTTTTTTAGCAAAAGATGGTTATTCTTTTTACTTCCCATGATTTTTATGGCGAAGGCGTATGCGGAAAATGGAGGGTTAAGCATTGCCGGAATCAAAAAGCAGATAAATTCATATAATGTTGTTTGGACTGAACAATCCGAATCATCTGCCGGATCAATGCCTTTGAGCGGAAATAAAGGAATGGGCCTGAATGCCTGGGTACAAGACGGGGACATATTCCTTTATCTTGCCAGTAATGAAAGTTATGACGAAAATTCCGATTTGTTGAAACTGGGATGCGTCAGGTTGCATCTTAGTCCCAATCCTTTTGCAACAGGCTGTAAATTTAAACAGGAACTGGACATTTATAGCAGTCAGATCATTATTACAGGGCAATTAAAAAACGGGATGAAAGGTAGGATTCGCCTGTGGTATGATGTCCGGCGGCCTGTATTGTATGCACAGGCCGAATCTTCTGTTCCTACAATTCTGACGGCCTCATTTGCTACCTGGCGCGACAGGAACGATTCGGTCGGTCTGGGGAATTATGATTTTGGAGGTAATTCGCTTGTACGGGCTGATATAGTTAATCCAAACAAAAATTCCATTGTCTGGTACCATCAAAATGATAATAGTCAACTTATAGTAAACCAATTAATTAGAAAACAGAATTTTCAGCCCTTCAGCAGTACTATTAATGATTTTACGCGAAATCTGATTTTTGGCGGGATGATTTCAGGGAAAGGCTTGGTTGCAGCCGGATCTGAAACTGTTCAGTGGCAGAAATGGTCGGGCAGGGCCTGGCATCTGAAATCCCAGAAGGCTGCTTCGGCGCATAATTTGATTATCGTTCCGTTGGTAAAACAGGAAACTGATGTTGAAAAATGGAAGGAAGAAGTTTCCTTGTTGTCACATCAGGCAACAGTTCAGATAAGTGATGCGCAAAAAGAGAGAGAACAGTGGTGGGCTGACTTTTGGCAGAGAAGTTATATATTTATCAATCCACAGGCGGGTGTTGGTGATACAGCCTGGCAGATTGGCAGGAATTATCAGCTTTTCCGTTATATGTGGGCCTGCAACCGTGGCGGTAAGCTTCCGCTAAAATTTAACGGTGGCATTTTCACCATGGATCCTCCTGATCCCGGATTAATTCAACATTATACTTCACATTACAAAATTAATGCAAAGGTCACTCCGGATTATCGCCGTTGGGGCAATCTCTTCATGGGCCAGAACCAGCGTTTAATTGGCTGGCCTGGCCTTGCATCAGGCGATTTTGACCTGGTCAGCCCTTCGCTTAAATTTTATACAGACAGGTTGCCAGTTGCCGAAGCCCGTTCAAAGTTATATTGGAACCATGGAGGTGCTGCCTTTGCCGAGCCACTAGACCTCAGCGGTTTGCCCGTTAACAGGCTTTCTTCTTCAAATGGGCCAATGTCTCCTGCCCATTTGAAATATCATTTATCCATGCAGGTTGAATTTGCTTTCATGGCCCTTCAACTGGTAAAATATTCTGGAGAGGATTTGAGCAGTTATCTTCCATTTATTGAGTCGGTAGCCAGGTTTTATGACGAACATTACCGTATGGAGAATCTTAAACGTACCGGCCGTGAATATGATGAAAACGGGAAACTGGTATTATTCCCTTTGAACAGCCTGGAATTATATTCCGAAGCAACTGATCCTGTAGAGGTAGTCGCCGGGTTGAAGCGCATCACCGAAGAGATTCTTTCTTTTCCTCCTTCCAAAGTTCCTTTGGAGGCAAGAAACTGGTTTGAGGCATTTGCCAAACATATTCCGGATATCAATTTTGAAACCCGTAATGGAAAAACAGTCATCAAACCGGCCAAAATCTATGGCAGGGAATACAATACCACCGATTTTCCTGAGATGTATACCCTCTGGCCTTATGGTTTATTTCATGCAGGCAAAAGTGAGGGCCTGGCTGAAGCCAACAATACATGGGAAAATTTACCTTCAAACCGGCAAAGTGCCCTTGAATTTTGGAGCTGGATGTGTACTCCGATTTATGCAGCCATGATGGGGAGGAGGGAGGATGCCCGCCGTTTGATTATTGAAAAACTCAGTAATAAAAACGCCAATTTGAAGTTCCCTGCTTTTTTCGGCCCGGGTCACGACTGGCTGCCTGATCACAATTGGGGAGGTTCAGGAATGGCCGGGCTCCAAACCATGTTGCTTTTCAATGACCAGTCGGATATTTTCCTATTCCCGGCCTGGCCCAAAGAATGGGACGTAACGTTTAAACTTCATGCTTCAGAAAAGACGGTTGTTGAAGGCCGGTATGAGAATGGAAAAATTGTTGCCCTGCAGGTCTCTCCCCAGCAAAGGGAACAGGATATTAAAGTATTGATTAAGCAATAA